The nucleotide window GCCTGGAACACCTGGTGGTACGCGGCCGGCGGGGCGGCAGCGCCATCGCCGCCTCGGCGGTCAACGCGATCGCCAGCGAGGAGGAGTAGGCCCCGCTGCTCAGCGGGAAGGAACCCTCGTCACCGTCACCGTCGTCACCGCCGCCGTCATCTGCCGGCGGGCGGCGCGACGTCGTGGCCGAGGTGTTCCGCGACCCAGCGGGCCGCCGCCCCGGCATCGGCCGCCACCGGGACCCCCTCGGGAACCGGCGGCCGGCGGACCACGACCACCGGCAGCCCGGCCTCCCGCGCGGCGGTCAGCTTCGGCGCGGTGGCGGCGCCCCCGCTGTCCTTCGTCACCACGACGTCGACGCGGTGGCGGCGCAGCAGCCCGCGCTCCCCGTCGAGGTCGAAGGGACCGCGGTCGAGCAGGACCTCCATGCGGGCCGGTCCCGGCGGCTCCGGTGCGTCGACGGACCGTACGAGGAACCACAGGTCGTCCAGGCCCGCGAACGCGGCCAGGCCCGTGCGCCCGGTGGTGAGGAACACCCGCCGCCCGAGCCCCGGCAGCAGCTCCGCGGCCCGCGCCAGCGAACCGGCCTCGTGCCAGACGTCGCCCTCGACCGGGATCCAGCCGGGACGGCGCAGCGCCAGCAGGGGGATCCCGGCCGCGCCGGCCGCCTGCGCCGCGTGGAAGCTGATCGTCGCGGCGAACGGGTGGGTGGCATCGACGAGCACGTCCACCGCGTGCTCGCGCAGCCACGCCGCCATCGCCCCGGCCCCGCCGAAGCCGCCGACCCGGACCCCGCCCGGCGGGAGCCGGGGGCCGGCGACCCGCCCCGCCAGTGAACTGGTCAGGTCGAGACCGGGGGTGCCGTGCAGCAGCCCGGCCAGGTGCCGGGCTTCCGTCGTGCCGCCGAGAATCAGTACGTGCATGGGAGGGGTCCGGATCCGTTCGGGAACAGCGAGGTGCGGGGCGCCGGTGCGGCGGAGGACGCCCGTGGAGCCCCACTCAAGCACACCGGGCGAAGGCATCCGCCGGTACCGTCTAAGCTCCGGGCCATGCGCGTATTGGTCTTGGAGGACGATCCCGAGCTCGGGCCCGTCGTCGCAGCTCAGCTGCGGGGTGCGGGGTTCGCCGTCGACCTCGCGCGGACGCTCGCCGAAGCGGATCTCAAGCTCTCGGTCAACCGCTACGACTGTGTCGTGGCCGACCGCTCGGTGCCGGACGGCGACTCGCTCACGCTGCTCGCCGCACACCGGCGGACCGGATCGGCCCTGCCCTTCCTGCTGCTGACGGCGCTGGACGCGGTGCGCGACCGGGTGGCCGGTTTCGAGCACGGGGCGGACGACTACCTGGTCAAGCCCTTCGCCTTCGCCGAACTGGTCGTACGGGTGCGTGCGCTGTGCCGCAGGGAGCAGCCGGCGCGGTTGCCGGTCCTTCGGGCGGACGACCTGGAGGTCGACCTTCCCAGGCGCCGTGTCTCCAGAGCCGGGGTGCTGCTCAGCCTGTCCGCGAAGGAGTTCGCGGTGCTGGAGGTGCTGATGCTGCGCGCCGGTGAGGTGGTGACGCGCACGGAGCTGATCGAGAGCTGCTGGGACGAGGCGAGCGAGCCGATGTCCAACGTGGTGGACGTGCTGATCGGGCAACTGCGACGGCGGCTCGGGGCGCCCGACCCCATCGGGACGGTGCGCGGGGTCGGCTACCGGCTGGGCGGGACCGGTCGGGAGCCGGACACCGGGGCGCGTACGTGAAGATGATCCGTCCGGCCGCCCTGCGGCGCCGGGGCGGGCGGGACGAGCACGACGGGACGGGCCGCGGTCGCCCGGCGACTGGATCCGCCCCGTCCCCCGCCGTGGCCCGGCTGCGGCGCACCCGGCGCCTGATGACGCTCCTGTTCGCCTCGACGACCGCGGCCTGTCTCGTCGTGCTCGCCACGGTCGCCGTCCACATCGACACCCGGTCCCGCGGGGCCGGCCTCGACCACGAGGTCGGCAGCCGCGCCGTCGGCCTGTCGCGGGCGGTCTGGTTCGACGCGGGGACACTGCACCTGGAACCGCTGCGCGAGGACGAACTCGCGCGCGGCGCACAGGTGCTGGCGGTCCTGCGGGCGGCACCCGGACAGGCGCCGTCGGTGCGCCACGCCGTCCCCGCGCGTTCGGCGCTGCCCGCCCCGGGCCGGCTCGACGAGGTCTGGCGCGGTGTCCTCGAGGAGCAGGAGACCGTCGTCGTCAGCGCCCCCGCCGCGAACGGTACGCGGCTGCGGTGGGCGGCGGCCCCGGTCTGGGACGGCGACCGGATCGGCGCGGCGGTGCTGGTCGGCACGGATCCGGCGCGCGGTGAACACGATCACGACGTGCTGGTGCGCTGGCTGGCGCTCGGCTGCACGGCCCTGGTCTGCTGCGCGGCAGCCGTCGGTCATCTGCTGTCCGGCCGCGCCATGCGCCCCGCCCTGCGCGGCCTCGGCCAGCAGGAGCAGTTCCTGGCCGAGGCGGCGCACGAGCTGCGTACACCGCTGGCGGCGCTGCGGCTGGTGGCGGAGCGGGACGGCTCCTCCGACGAGGCCCTGCGGCTGGTGGACCGGCTGAGCCGGCTGGTCACCGGGCTGCTCGCGAGGGCCCGCGCGGAAGCCGGTGCGCAGCCGGTCGAGCGGGTGCCGTTGCGCCTCGACCAGCTGGTGGAGACCACGGTCGAGGAGCTGCCGGACCACGGGAGCGTCACCGTGGCCTGCGAACCCGTGGTGGTGCTCGGCGACCCCGACCTGCTGGCCCAGGCGGTGCGGAACCTGGTGGAGAACGCCCAGCGGCACGGCGGCCCGGCCGGATCGCCGGTGGAGGTCACCGTCGCACCGGGCCTCGTCACGGTCCGCGACCATGGCGCGGGCGTGCCGCGCGCGGACCGCGAGAGGGTCTTCGCCCGAGGCGTCACCGGCCCCGCCACGGGAACGACGGGAGCGGGGGCCGGCGCAGGAACGGCGGGAGCGGGCGCCGGGACGGGAGCAGGGCTCGCCATCGTCCGGTGGGTCGCCGAGCTGCACCACGGCACCGCCCGCCTGGTGGACGCGCCCGGCGGCGGCCTGACCGCCGAGCTGCGCCTGCCGGCGCACCCGGCCGGGACGGCCGCGCCCCCACTCCGCGCGCAGCCGTCCTAGTCCTAGTCCTAGTCCTCATCCTCATCCTCATCCTCATCCTCATCTCATGAAGGCTCCGGCACCGTGGGCACATGAACCTTTCGCGCAGAACCGTGCTGCCGGCCACCGTGGCCGCGGGACTCGGCACCCTGCTCGTCGCCGGAAGCCTGTACGGCCTGCCCTTCGGTGACGAGCCCGCCCCGACTGAGGTCGCCGTCAGGGTCGACCAGGTCGGCTATGTGCGCGGCGAGTCGAAGCGTGCCTACGTCATGGGGCCCGCGGCGGCACTCGCGGGCGCGCGCTTCAAGGTCGTCGACGCCGGGGACGACGTGGTCACGGCCGGCAGGCTCGGGCCCTCCACCGGCCGCTGGAACGCCGAGTACTCCTCGGTACGCACCATCGACCTCTCCGCGCTGGACACCACCGGCACCTACCGCGTCGTGCTGACCGGGAGCGCGTCCGGCCGCTCGCCCGCCTTCCGGGTCGCCGGGGCCCGCGAGCTGATGACCCCGCTGGTCCGGGACAACGTCCGGTTCCTGCAGGCGCAGCGCGACGGAGCCGACGTGCACCCCGGTGCCGCGGGCGCCCGGGGGCGGACCCTGCGGCACGGGCCGTCCCATCTCGCCGACCGGGACGCGGCCGTCCACGCCCCGCCGCGGTACGACGAGGAGGGCACCGAGCTGCTCGACGAGCGGCTGAGCCCGACCGGGGAGCGGGTCGACGTCTCGGGTGGCTGGTTCGACGCGGGCGACTTCCTGAAGTTCACCGGCACCACGTCCTACTCGGTCGCCGAACTGCTCCTCGCGCAGCGCGACCTGCCGGACCTGGAGGAGCTGTCCGCCGAGGCCTCGCACGGACTGGCCTGGCTGGACAGGATGTGGGACGGGGACAGCGGGACGCTCTACGCACAGGTCGGCATCGGCGTGGGCAACGACGCCGTACGGACGGACCACGACGTGTGGCGGCTGCCGGAGGCCGACGACCGGCTGGACGTGTCACCCGGTGACCCGGACGACGCGATCAAGCACCGGCCGGTCTTCCGTGCCGCCGAGCCGGGCGAGGCGGTCAGCGCCAGTCTGGCGGGCCGGGTGGCCGCGGCGTTCGCCCTCGCCGCACAGCGCGCGGCCGGTACGGACGAGGAGGAGGCCCGGACCTGGCTGGACAAGGCCGCCGCCGTCTACGCCCTGGCCGACACCCGGCCCGACCCCGACGAGCCGCCCCTCACCGCGTTCCCGCCCACCTTCTACCCCGAGGACTCCTGGCAGGACGACATGGAGTTCGGCGGCGCCGAACTGGCCCTGGCCGCACGGGAACTGGGGGACGACCGGGAGGGCGACTGGGCCGGCGACGCGGCTCGCTGGGCCGGGGCGTACCTGCGCTCCGACGTGCGGGGCACCCTCGGGGTCGCGGACGTCAGCGCCCTGGCGCACGTCGACCTGGCCACCGTCCTGGACGGCGGCCGGACGCACGGGATCGGGGCCGAGGAGCTGTACGAGGACCTGCGCCGCCAGCTGGAGGACGGCGTGGCCCGCGCCGGGCACGACCCGTTCGGGGCCGGCGCCGTCTACGACGACTTCGACGCCGTGCCGCACACGTTCGGGCTGGTGGCCACCGCCCGTCTGTACGCGAGGGCGACGGGGGACACCCGTTACGCGGCCTTCGCCGGCCGGCAGCGGGGCTGGGCCCTGGGCGCCAATGCCTGGGGGACGAGCTTCGTGATCGGCGCCGGCGAGGTCTATCCGCACTGCCCGGAACACCCGCTGGCGAACCTCCGGGGCAGCCACGACGGGACGGGCGCCATCCTGCGGGGCGCCGTGGTCAACGGCCCCAACGCGGCGGACAGGCTGGAGGAGCTGAACAGCTTCCCGACCATGAGGAAGTGCACGGCCGCCCCGCCGACGGGGGCCTGGAGCGACTTCGACGGCAAGGGCGCGCGCTACCTGGACGACGTGGGCGCCTGGCAGACCGTGGAGCCCGCGCTGGACTTCACCACCACGGCGCTGCTGGCCTTCACCCTGACCGCAGGATGACGCGGGCGCCGCGGGGCCGGGCGGGCGCCGCAGGATGACGGACGTGTCCGCGGGGCCGCGTACCCGACGCGGTCGTGGAATCATCGGTCCGCCGTATCGGCACGCGGACTGCGCGAGGAGTGACGGGCGGACATGGTCACCGACTGGGAGTGGGACGACACGCTGTTCCTGGGCGCGGCGGCCCACTACCGCCGCGGCAGGCTCCCCTACTCCCCCGGGCTGGCGGACGCGCTCGCCGAAGCCCTGGAACCCGACGGGCGAGGACGCCTCCTGGACGTGGGATGCGGACCCGGCACCGTCGCCCTGACCCTCGCCCACCTGTTCGACGAGGTCGTCGGCGTGGACCCGGACCGCGGGATGATCGCCGAAGCCGTGCGCGAGGCCACCGGGCGCGGGGTGGGCGGGAAGGCGCGGTGGGTGCGGGCCCGGGCCGAGGAACTGCCGGCCGGTCTCGGGACGTTCACCGTCGCCGTCTTCGCCCAGTCCTTCCACTGGATGGACCGCGACCCGGTGGCGGCGACCGTCAGGGACATGCTCCGGCCGGGCGGGGCCCTCGTCCACATCTCCGATCTGAAGGCGCGGACCCGGGCCGTCGACGGCCTGCCGCATCCCGCGGTGCCGTACGCGGCCCTGGACGAGCTGGTCGCACGCTACCTGGGCCCGGTCCGCAGGGCAGGCCGGGGCGTGCTGGCGCGGGGCACGCCGAGCGGGGAGGCGGCGGTGTTCACCCGCGCCGGATTCACCGGCCTGCGGCGCCTCGTGATCCCCGGCGGGCAGGTCCTGGAGCGCTCCGCCGACGACGTCGTGGCCGGCGTCTTCTCGATGTCGTTCTCGGCGCCGCATCTGTTCGGCACGCGTCTGGACGCCTTCGAGGCGGACGTACGCCGGCTGCTGCGCGAGGCCTCCCCGGCGGACCGCTTCTCCGAGCGGCAGCCGGGCACCGAGGTCTTCGTCTGGCGCCGGGCCCCCCGCTGAAGCACCGTCACGCCTGGCACGCCTCCGCCTCCCTGGCCTCCCTGGCCTCCCTGGTGACCGTACGGTCCCGGGCGACCGCGCTCTCGCGCACGACCAGTTCGTACCCCGCCGTCAACCGCGTGGGCGGGCCCCGCCTCGGCGGTGATCCGGTGCAGCACCGCGCCCACGGCCAGTTCGGCGACCCCCGCTCGTCCGGCCGGGGACGTAGCGGCGCCGGACACGGTGGTGACGTACGAGGAGGAGGGAGCGGCGCGCTCACGCTCTTCGCCGTCGACCGCGGCCGGCAGGCGGGGCGGGGCGGGGACGGGAAAGCCTCGCGCAACCCTCAGGTGGTCAGGAACGTTTCTCCCCTTCGGGGCGGGCAAGCACAAGTGCATCGGCGACCGGTTCGCCCTCACCGAGCTGATCACCGCCGTCGCGACGATCGTCCGGCAGGTGCGGTTCGACCTCCCTCCCGGCCAAATCGTGCGGCCGGTGGCCCGGGCCACCGTACGGCCCGGGACCCTGCTGATGAAGGTCGCCCCGCCCTATGACGGAAAGAGTGGTTTGAGCTCCTCGTCCGTGTGAATGCCCTGGATACGCGCCGGCCGTGTGCCAAGCATGATCACGATGACTACACACGACATGGACAACTCCCCTCCTCCGTCCCTTCATCCGCAGGACACGCCGCCCACGAGGCGTTCGGTGGTCACGGCGGCCGGTGCCACGGTCCTCGCCGCCGGACTCACCGCCGCCACCGCCGCGCCCGCGACCGCCCTGAGCCCCGTCGCCGTACCCTCGGTGGCGCCGGCCGCGGCGCCACCCGGTGTCGATCCCCAGGCCTACACCACGGTCGCCCGCGCCATCGCCGTGTACGACGAGCACGACGAGTCCCTGGTCCCGTCCTACGTACGGGCCGTCGAGCACGGTCTGCCACCGAGCCGGGGCAGGGCGTCGAAGCGGGTCCTGATCGTCGGGGCCGGCCCGGCCGGTCTGCTCGCCGCCGATCTGCTCCACCGGGTGGGCCACGACGTCGTCGTGATCGAGGCCAACGACAACCGCGTCGGCGGCCGCATCAAGACCTTCCGCACAGGCGGTCACGAGAACGGCGAGCAGCCCTTCGCCGACCCCCGGCAGTACGCCGAGGCGGGGGCGATGCGCCTGCCCGCAAGCCACCCGCTCCTGATGGCGCTGATCGAGAAGTTCGATCTGCCGCGCCAGGAGTTCCTGCTGGTGGACGTGGAGGTCGACAACCCGGCGCAGCGCGCCAACCGCACCTGGATGCACATCAACGGCGTCCACATGCGCCGGGCCGACTACGAGCGGCACCCCGAGAAGATCAACGACACCTTCGGCGTCAGGGGCGACAACCGTACGAGGACCGCCTCGGCCATCCTCGCGGCCGCCCTGGAGCCCGCGCACCTGCTCATCCGCGGCAAGGAGGGCACGGCTCTCGTCGAGGGATGGGTCAAGATCCTCAAGCGGTACGGCCACTGGTCCATGTACCGGTACCTCACCGAGGTCGCCGGCCTCGACGTCCGGACCATCGACCTCGTCGGCACCGTACAGAACCTGACCTCGCGGCTGCACCTCTCCTTCCTGCACAGCTTCCTGGGCAGCGCGCTGATCGACCCGAAGACGAAGTTCTGGGAGCTCAAGGGCGGCACCGCGGTGCTCGTCGACGCGCTGTACGCACCGGTGAAGAACAAGGTGCGGCTCGACAGGCGTGCCGTGCGCATCGAACGCGGCGACGGCGGCGTACGGGTGCACACCGTGTCGGAGGACTGCCAGACCGGCGACGGCGGTGTCACGGAGGTCTTCGAGGGCGACGAGGTGATCGTCACCGTGCCCTTCTCCGGGCTGCGCCACGTGGCCTTCGACCCGCCCCTGACCTACGGCAAGCGCCGCGCCATCACGGAACTGCACTACGACGCCGCGACCAAGGTGCTGCTGGAGTTCTCCCGGCGCTGGTGGGAGTTCACCGAGGAGGAGTGGAAGGAGGCGCTGGACTCCGTCGAGGACGGCCTCTACGCCAGGTACCGGGCCGGCAGGGTCAGGGACGGCAGACACCTGGGCGCACACCGGTCCGTACGGGACCTGGGGGTGACCCTCTCCGACGACCTCAAGAAGTGCTTCTCGGCCTTCCGCCCCGCCGTGTCCGGCGATCCCGAGGCCGCCCACGTCCGCGGCGGCGGCTCCGTCAGCGACAACGCCAACCGCTTCACGTACTTCGAGCACGCGCACCCCATGGAGGGCAGCGACGGCGGTGTCGTCCTCGCCTCCTACAGCTGGTCCGACGACGCCCTGAAGTGGGACGCGTACGCCGACGAGGAGCGGTACCTGCGCGCGCTCGCCGGAGTGCAGGCCGTCTTCGGCCGCCGCTGCGAGGTGTTCTTCACCGGCAAGTGCAAGACCCAGTCGTGGATGCGCGACCACTACGCCTACGGCGAGGCCTCCGTCCTCTTCCCCGGTCAGCACACGGAGCTGTTCCCCGACATCCCGAGGTCGGAGGGGCCCCTGCACTTCGCGGGGTGTCACACGTCGATCAAGCCCGCCTGGATCGAGGGCGCCCTCGAATCCGCCGTCCGTACGGCGCTGAAGGTCCACACCGGCTGAGAGCGCCCGCCCGGGGCCCTGGCGGCCCCGGGCCCAACGGCTCCGGCTCCGGCTCCGGCTCCGGTCACGGCTCCGGTCACGGTGTCAGGAAGGCCTGCACGGCGGGTGCGTACCGGCCGACGATGTCGTCGAGCGGCGTCGCGCGCAGTTCCCCGCCCCGCGCGATGCCGTACATCACGCCCAGGCCGAGCAGCATGCTCACGGCCAGTTCGGCGCGCAGGCCGGCGTCGGAGCCGTCGAGGCGCAGGGCGAGCCGGTCGCTCACCTGGGTACGGAAGTTGGTGCGGAGCGTGTCTCCCTGACTGCCGTGGAACGGGGCGAAGACGATGCGCAGCAGCGGGTCGGCGCCCCGTTCGCGCTGGCTCACCAGGACGTGGCGGACCATGTGACGGCCGAGGGCCGCCACGGGTGCGTCGAGCAGCACGGCGGCGTCCTCGTCGAAGGACATCACCTGGGCGAAGAGGGTCTCCTTGTTGCCGAAGTACTTCATGATCAGGGGCGGGCTGACACCGGCCCGTTCAGCCACGGCCTTGAGGGTGATGTCTCCGTGGGCGTGCCGTGCGAGGAGGTGGCGGGCCGCGCGCAGGATGGCCGCCTTGGTGGCTCCGGCGTCCCGGCGGACCGGGCCGCCGTCCGGCACGGCGGCGGGCGCGGCCACTGCCGCTGCCGCGGTCCCGGCACCAGCATGCGCAGGGGTCTCGGTATGCGCACGGGCGTCGGCACGAGCAGGGACGTGGGCAAGGGCATCGGCGTGGGAGGACTCCGGGGACATCATGATTCTCCTGCTCCCTCCAGCAGCGTGTCCGCGGACCGTCCGCGCCGCCCCGACCACCGCCCGGCGTTCGCGGGCTCACCGCCCACCGGTATCGACAAGGCCATCGCGCACCCGGCCAGGGCGACCGCCCCGGCCATCGCGAAGGCCAGCAGATACCCCCGCAGACCGGGCAGGGGCAACCCGCCGACCAAGTGGGTGTGGTGCACCAGTACGGCGGCCACGGCCGCACTGCACACCGCCTGGCCGATGGTACGCATCAGGACGTTGACCCCGCTCGCGGAGCCGGTCTGCGCGGCGGGCACGGCTCCCAGGATCAGGGTGGGGAGGGCGGAGTAGGCGAGGGCGGTGCCGGCCGACACGATGGTGCCGCCCAGGACGATCACCCACAGGTCGCGGCTGTCCGCGATCCGTATCGCGTACCCGAACGCGATGACGGCGGCCCCCAGCGCGAGCGTCACGCGGGGACCGCGGGCCATGGAGATGCGGGCGGAGACCGGCGAGAGGAACAGCATGGTCACACCGCTGGG belongs to Streptomyces sp. V3I8 and includes:
- a CDS encoding glycoside hydrolase family 9 protein, with product MNLSRRTVLPATVAAGLGTLLVAGSLYGLPFGDEPAPTEVAVRVDQVGYVRGESKRAYVMGPAAALAGARFKVVDAGDDVVTAGRLGPSTGRWNAEYSSVRTIDLSALDTTGTYRVVLTGSASGRSPAFRVAGARELMTPLVRDNVRFLQAQRDGADVHPGAAGARGRTLRHGPSHLADRDAAVHAPPRYDEEGTELLDERLSPTGERVDVSGGWFDAGDFLKFTGTTSYSVAELLLAQRDLPDLEELSAEASHGLAWLDRMWDGDSGTLYAQVGIGVGNDAVRTDHDVWRLPEADDRLDVSPGDPDDAIKHRPVFRAAEPGEAVSASLAGRVAAAFALAAQRAAGTDEEEARTWLDKAAAVYALADTRPDPDEPPLTAFPPTFYPEDSWQDDMEFGGAELALAARELGDDREGDWAGDAARWAGAYLRSDVRGTLGVADVSALAHVDLATVLDGGRTHGIGAEELYEDLRRQLEDGVARAGHDPFGAGAVYDDFDAVPHTFGLVATARLYARATGDTRYAAFAGRQRGWALGANAWGTSFVIGAGEVYPHCPEHPLANLRGSHDGTGAILRGAVVNGPNAADRLEELNSFPTMRKCTAAPPTGAWSDFDGKGARYLDDVGAWQTVEPALDFTTTALLAFTLTAG
- a CDS encoding sensor histidine kinase KdpD; protein product: MIRPAALRRRGGRDEHDGTGRGRPATGSAPSPAVARLRRTRRLMTLLFASTTAACLVVLATVAVHIDTRSRGAGLDHEVGSRAVGLSRAVWFDAGTLHLEPLREDELARGAQVLAVLRAAPGQAPSVRHAVPARSALPAPGRLDEVWRGVLEEQETVVVSAPAANGTRLRWAAAPVWDGDRIGAAVLVGTDPARGEHDHDVLVRWLALGCTALVCCAAAVGHLLSGRAMRPALRGLGQQEQFLAEAAHELRTPLAALRLVAERDGSSDEALRLVDRLSRLVTGLLARARAEAGAQPVERVPLRLDQLVETTVEELPDHGSVTVACEPVVVLGDPDLLAQAVRNLVENAQRHGGPAGSPVEVTVAPGLVTVRDHGAGVPRADRERVFARGVTGPATGTTGAGAGAGTAGAGAGTGAGLAIVRWVAELHHGTARLVDAPGGGLTAELRLPAHPAGTAAPPLRAQPS
- a CDS encoding class I SAM-dependent methyltransferase, with product MVTDWEWDDTLFLGAAAHYRRGRLPYSPGLADALAEALEPDGRGRLLDVGCGPGTVALTLAHLFDEVVGVDPDRGMIAEAVREATGRGVGGKARWVRARAEELPAGLGTFTVAVFAQSFHWMDRDPVAATVRDMLRPGGALVHISDLKARTRAVDGLPHPAVPYAALDELVARYLGPVRRAGRGVLARGTPSGEAAVFTRAGFTGLRRLVIPGGQVLERSADDVVAGVFSMSFSAPHLFGTRLDAFEADVRRLLREASPADRFSERQPGTEVFVWRRAPR
- a CDS encoding cytochrome P450, whose translation is MTYEEEGAARSRSSPSTAAGRRGGAGTGKPRATLRWSGTFLPFGAGKHKCIGDRFALTELITAVATIVRQVRFDLPPGQIVRPVARATVRPGTLLMKVAPPYDGKSGLSSSSV
- a CDS encoding cobalt-precorrin-6A reductase → MHVLILGGTTEARHLAGLLHGTPGLDLTSSLAGRVAGPRLPPGGVRVGGFGGAGAMAAWLREHAVDVLVDATHPFAATISFHAAQAAGAAGIPLLALRRPGWIPVEGDVWHEAGSLARAAELLPGLGRRVFLTTGRTGLAAFAGLDDLWFLVRSVDAPEPPGPARMEVLLDRGPFDLDGERGLLRRHRVDVVVTKDSGGAATAPKLTAAREAGLPVVVVRRPPVPEGVPVAADAGAAARWVAEHLGHDVAPPAGR
- a CDS encoding TetR/AcrR family transcriptional regulator, which codes for MAAPAAVPDGGPVRRDAGATKAAILRAARHLLARHAHGDITLKAVAERAGVSPPLIMKYFGNKETLFAQVMSFDEDAAVLLDAPVAALGRHMVRHVLVSQRERGADPLLRIVFAPFHGSQGDTLRTNFRTQVSDRLALRLDGSDAGLRAELAVSMLLGLGVMYGIARGGELRATPLDDIVGRYAPAVQAFLTP
- a CDS encoding response regulator transcription factor is translated as MRVLVLEDDPELGPVVAAQLRGAGFAVDLARTLAEADLKLSVNRYDCVVADRSVPDGDSLTLLAAHRRTGSALPFLLLTALDAVRDRVAGFEHGADDYLVKPFAFAELVVRVRALCRREQPARLPVLRADDLEVDLPRRRVSRAGVLLSLSAKEFAVLEVLMLRAGEVVTRTELIESCWDEASEPMSNVVDVLIGQLRRRLGAPDPIGTVRGVGYRLGGTGREPDTGART
- a CDS encoding flavin monoamine oxidase family protein, coding for MDNSPPPSLHPQDTPPTRRSVVTAAGATVLAAGLTAATAAPATALSPVAVPSVAPAAAPPGVDPQAYTTVARAIAVYDEHDESLVPSYVRAVEHGLPPSRGRASKRVLIVGAGPAGLLAADLLHRVGHDVVVIEANDNRVGGRIKTFRTGGHENGEQPFADPRQYAEAGAMRLPASHPLLMALIEKFDLPRQEFLLVDVEVDNPAQRANRTWMHINGVHMRRADYERHPEKINDTFGVRGDNRTRTASAILAAALEPAHLLIRGKEGTALVEGWVKILKRYGHWSMYRYLTEVAGLDVRTIDLVGTVQNLTSRLHLSFLHSFLGSALIDPKTKFWELKGGTAVLVDALYAPVKNKVRLDRRAVRIERGDGGVRVHTVSEDCQTGDGGVTEVFEGDEVIVTVPFSGLRHVAFDPPLTYGKRRAITELHYDAATKVLLEFSRRWWEFTEEEWKEALDSVEDGLYARYRAGRVRDGRHLGAHRSVRDLGVTLSDDLKKCFSAFRPAVSGDPEAAHVRGGGSVSDNANRFTYFEHAHPMEGSDGGVVLASYSWSDDALKWDAYADEERYLRALAGVQAVFGRRCEVFFTGKCKTQSWMRDHYAYGEASVLFPGQHTELFPDIPRSEGPLHFAGCHTSIKPAWIEGALESAVRTALKVHTG